In one Chitinophaga sancti genomic region, the following are encoded:
- a CDS encoding putative glycolipid-binding domain-containing protein codes for MQKIKVWKNSRLNMTEFVSIEKGEMTTVKGYITGEGYEKPWQVRYTLTLNPRWEAQAVFIDVMSEQNYTIELYKNELQQWLNEKGEHLQAFDGCVDVDISFTPFTNTLPINRLQLTKGEGQDIRVVYVDVRHGVVKTVKQRYLNKGNQIYKYENEDSGYISELIVDKEGYVIDYPGIWQQIY; via the coding sequence ATGCAAAAGATAAAAGTTTGGAAAAACAGTAGGCTCAATATGACTGAATTTGTCAGTATTGAAAAGGGGGAGATGACTACCGTCAAAGGATATATTACCGGCGAGGGCTACGAAAAGCCCTGGCAGGTAAGGTATACGCTCACACTCAATCCACGTTGGGAGGCACAGGCTGTATTCATTGACGTAATGTCTGAGCAGAATTATACCATTGAGTTGTACAAGAACGAATTACAACAATGGTTAAATGAAAAGGGAGAGCATCTCCAAGCTTTTGATGGCTGTGTGGATGTTGATATCTCTTTTACACCTTTTACCAACACATTGCCTATCAACAGGCTGCAGCTCACGAAAGGAGAGGGGCAGGACATCAGGGTAGTGTATGTAGATGTAAGACATGGTGTTGTTAAAACGGTGAAGCAGCGGTACCTGAACAAGGGTAACCAGATCTACAAGTATGAAAATGAAGACTCCGGCTACATTTCCGAGTTAATTGTAGATAAGGAAGGATATGTGATTGACTATCCGGGCATTTGGCAACAGATATATTAA
- a CDS encoding DUF2130 domain-containing protein gives MGTQITCPNCRHQFVMEDAFAADIEKEMRGKMETEWRKRVDALQNEKNQLAQIRQQVEQQKQSQQEELSRLLESEKSKLQASLSENIRKSVSATYENQLQLLQQANIEQEEKLKEARRQELDFLRKEQDLLAKEQEIEISIQKKLLEERNLLTEKIRREEADRNQLKDHEHQLKLAEMAKQLEDQRKLAEEMRRKAEQGSTQLQGEIQELVLEELLKGAFPFDEVMEVGKGVRGADCIQLIRNQFGQECGKIIYESKRTKDFARDWLEKLKADMRSQGADIAILVTQAMPKDMERFGEKEGVWICTFAEVRALAHVLREGIIKVAGALKTQENRGDKVHMLYGYLTSGEFAEQWKAIREGFMAMKISIQKEKDAMEKIWKAREKQLEKVLLNAAHIKGSIEGIAGTDSVDLKLLEDAADALLD, from the coding sequence ATGGGAACACAAATCACCTGTCCTAACTGCAGGCACCAGTTTGTCATGGAGGATGCATTTGCAGCAGATATTGAAAAAGAGATGCGCGGTAAAATGGAAACCGAATGGCGCAAACGTGTGGATGCATTACAAAATGAAAAAAACCAACTGGCCCAGATCCGCCAGCAGGTAGAACAACAAAAGCAATCACAACAGGAAGAACTGAGCAGGTTACTCGAATCAGAAAAGAGTAAACTCCAGGCGTCCTTGTCTGAAAATATCCGTAAGAGCGTATCTGCTACTTACGAAAACCAGTTGCAGCTCCTGCAACAGGCGAATATCGAACAGGAAGAAAAGCTGAAAGAAGCGAGGCGGCAGGAGCTGGACTTCCTGCGTAAAGAGCAGGATTTGCTGGCGAAAGAACAGGAAATCGAAATCTCCATTCAGAAAAAACTGTTGGAAGAACGGAACCTGCTCACCGAAAAGATCCGCCGGGAAGAGGCTGACCGTAACCAGTTGAAAGACCATGAACACCAGCTGAAGCTGGCAGAAATGGCAAAACAGCTGGAAGATCAGCGCAAGCTGGCAGAAGAAATGCGCCGTAAAGCAGAACAGGGTTCAACACAGCTGCAGGGGGAAATACAGGAACTGGTGCTGGAAGAACTATTGAAAGGGGCCTTCCCCTTTGATGAAGTGATGGAAGTAGGCAAAGGTGTGAGAGGTGCTGATTGTATACAATTAATCAGGAACCAGTTCGGACAGGAATGTGGTAAGATCATTTACGAAAGTAAGCGTACCAAAGACTTTGCAAGAGACTGGCTGGAAAAACTGAAAGCAGATATGCGTAGCCAGGGAGCAGATATTGCCATCCTCGTTACACAGGCAATGCCAAAAGACATGGAACGCTTTGGGGAAAAGGAAGGTGTATGGATCTGTACGTTTGCGGAAGTAAGAGCATTGGCACATGTACTCAGGGAAGGTATCATCAAAGTGGCAGGTGCGCTTAAAACACAGGAAAACAGGGGTGATAAGGTGCATATGCTCTATGGTTACCTGACCAGTGGCGAATTTGCAGAACAATGGAAAGCCATCCGCGAAGGATTTATGGCGATGAAGATCTCCATTCAGAAAGAAAAAGATGCTATGGAAAAGATCTGGAAAGCGCGTGAGAAACAATTAGAAAAGGTGCTGTTAAATGCGGCGCATATCAAAGGATCTATTGAAGGCATTGCAGGAACAGATTCTGTGGATCTGAAACTGCTGGAAGATGCGGCAGATGCCTTGTTAGATTAA
- a CDS encoding DUF2339 domain-containing protein, with the protein MFETIILLLLIVILVIVLLTKSEMQAQMRMLNSRMDQLQATKREWDTTTVIDTAPPPVYTPPPANTPPPPPQPVAPPPPPLPPPPVTNLEPVQQRAPALVEEKIIATPTVTIEDTPPPPPAPTFWEKYPDLEKFIGENLFNKIGIGVLVIGIGFFLKYAIDKNWINETGRTFIGILCGGILLGIAHRMRKSFAAFSSVLVGGGVAILYFSITIAFQQYHLIGQAPAFSMMVLITAFTVLLSISYNRVELAVLGILGGFTAPFLVSTGHGNANVLFTYILILNMGMLVLAYYKKWHLVNVISYLATVLLFGTWLSYSITTETPAKPVPYITALVFATLFYIIFFLMNVVNNIRLHRKFKEPEMILLLSNTFLYYSAGMVILSHIHGGMFQGLFTAMVAVFNFIFAYVLHKNKYADRLLLYFLIGLVLSFLSLAAPVQLKGHYITLFWAAESVLLLYLYQRSELKLMKIASLLVLVLAAISLIMDWFKVYGYNMADMTPVINRGFITNLACIAALYLYRRFLNKEQDTNFFPVLPLPHVKLLLDLALIALVYTTVQLEVFFQYHKYATPIARQMTHFVNYLTLCVLLYLSSKGQVIFRYIVMVLTFIALIVFIGDNSTAALFRNRWLQGENYGRYFGSYFIIPPVIIAMVYMLWRYLKPLFNKKQAFLLQVLNTLVILFTISSLLDHLVVLIAFHPHADIYNIVQSNQKTGYSILWGTYAFVLMFLGLKWSDKNVRIIAIALFCITIIKLFLIDIRSLSEGGKIAAFISLGVLLLIISFMYQRLKKIILDDKQEQEV; encoded by the coding sequence ATGTTTGAAACTATCATTTTGTTACTCCTGATTGTTATTCTTGTGATCGTTCTCCTCACCAAAAGTGAAATGCAGGCTCAGATGAGAATGCTTAACAGCAGAATGGATCAACTACAAGCAACTAAAAGGGAATGGGACACTACAACGGTTATCGACACGGCACCTCCGCCGGTCTATACACCACCACCTGCTAATACACCGCCACCACCGCCTCAGCCAGTGGCACCACCGCCTCCTCCTCTTCCACCGCCTCCTGTAACAAATCTGGAGCCAGTGCAACAGCGGGCGCCAGCGCTGGTGGAAGAAAAAATCATTGCTACACCAACTGTTACGATTGAGGATACTCCGCCACCACCACCCGCTCCTACATTCTGGGAGAAATATCCGGACCTGGAGAAATTCATTGGTGAAAATCTATTCAACAAGATTGGTATTGGTGTACTGGTGATCGGTATCGGGTTCTTCCTGAAATATGCGATTGACAAAAACTGGATCAATGAAACCGGTCGTACCTTCATTGGTATCCTATGCGGTGGTATCCTGCTGGGGATTGCACACCGTATGCGCAAAAGCTTTGCAGCCTTCAGTTCCGTGCTGGTAGGCGGTGGCGTGGCCATATTGTATTTCAGTATCACCATTGCGTTTCAGCAATATCATCTTATAGGTCAGGCCCCTGCCTTCAGCATGATGGTATTGATCACTGCCTTCACGGTTCTTTTATCAATCAGCTATAATCGTGTAGAACTGGCCGTACTGGGCATCCTGGGAGGCTTTACAGCACCCTTTCTCGTAAGCACAGGCCATGGTAATGCAAACGTATTATTCACGTATATCCTTATTCTCAATATGGGTATGCTGGTGCTGGCCTATTACAAAAAGTGGCACCTGGTCAATGTGATTTCCTACCTCGCTACCGTGCTGCTGTTTGGTACCTGGCTGTCATATAGCATTACTACTGAAACTCCCGCCAAACCAGTTCCTTATATCACCGCACTGGTATTCGCTACCTTGTTCTACATCATCTTCTTCCTCATGAATGTGGTGAACAATATTCGCCTGCACAGGAAATTCAAAGAGCCGGAAATGATCCTCCTGCTCAGCAATACATTCCTGTATTATTCAGCCGGTATGGTGATACTCTCACACATTCACGGCGGTATGTTCCAGGGATTATTCACAGCAATGGTCGCAGTATTCAATTTCATTTTTGCTTATGTACTGCATAAGAATAAATATGCAGACAGGCTATTATTATACTTCCTGATTGGCCTGGTGCTTTCCTTCCTGAGCCTTGCTGCGCCGGTACAATTGAAAGGTCACTACATCACATTATTCTGGGCTGCAGAAAGTGTGTTGCTGTTATACCTGTACCAGCGTTCTGAGCTGAAGCTGATGAAAATTGCATCACTGCTTGTATTGGTCCTGGCTGCCATCAGCCTGATCATGGACTGGTTTAAGGTATATGGCTACAACATGGCCGATATGACGCCGGTGATCAACAGGGGCTTTATTACCAACCTGGCTTGCATTGCAGCATTATACCTGTACAGAAGGTTCCTGAACAAAGAGCAGGACACAAACTTCTTTCCTGTGCTGCCATTGCCACATGTGAAATTATTGCTGGACCTGGCTTTAATTGCATTGGTATATACGACCGTACAGCTGGAAGTATTCTTCCAGTACCATAAATATGCAACACCTATTGCCCGCCAGATGACGCACTTCGTCAACTACCTTACATTGTGTGTGTTACTTTACCTAAGCAGCAAAGGCCAGGTCATATTCAGGTACATTGTTATGGTGCTTACCTTCATCGCACTTATTGTATTCATAGGCGATAATAGCACAGCTGCCCTATTCCGCAACAGATGGCTCCAGGGCGAAAATTATGGTCGCTACTTTGGCTCATATTTTATCATTCCTCCTGTTATCATAGCAATGGTGTACATGCTCTGGAGATACCTCAAACCCCTGTTCAATAAAAAACAGGCGTTCCTGCTCCAGGTCCTGAATACATTGGTGATATTATTTACAATCAGTTCACTGCTGGATCACCTGGTGGTATTGATCGCGTTTCATCCGCATGCAGATATTTATAATATCGTGCAAAGCAATCAGAAAACCGGTTATAGTATCCTATGGGGAACCTATGCATTTGTACTGATGTTCCTCGGCTTAAAATGGTCTGACAAAAATGTGCGCATTATTGCAATAGCACTCTTTTGTATTACCATCATAAAGCTGTTCCTCATCGACATCAGGAGCCTTTCAGAAGGAGGTAAGATCGCCGCATTTATTTCACTGGGCGTATTATTACTGATTATCTCTTTCATGTATCAACGATTGAAAAAAATTATCCTGGATGACAAACAAGAACAAGAAGTTTAG